CATAACTGGTTCATAACAGTTTCTGGATCACAAACTGAgttttgattgtgtgtgtatgtgtgtgtatgtgtgtgtgtgtgtgtgtgtgtgtgtgtgtgtgtgtgtgcgcgtgtgtgtatcCAGATGAGTGAGGAATGTGTAGATATCAACAGAAGCTTTGTTTAGTTAGCTGGAGCGAGGTGGGGCCCAACACCTAAGCGCttgtttgttgattttgctCATCCAGTACTAATAgttcaaatgtaaatgtgaaagaaagagacagacagaaagaaagaaggaaagagagagagagagaaaaatgggcCGTGAAGTGCACACGGCGATGAATGACGTGTAGATACGAGGAACAATGAGATATTTTTATATCCGCACAGACGGATTTTTGTTTATAGTGGCAAACTAGTCTCAGAAAAAAGCGCTCGAAAGCATTTGAACGTCGATGTCTGAACAGGCACCGGGGTCCCGAGTGAGATGGCACCACACGTCTAGCGCTGACCACATAGCCCGAGAGTCATCCCCTGGCAGAAGTGTGTCACTTCCACCTGTTTTGATGGAATAGTATATTGGGCAGAGGATGGGAATGGGGTAggatacatttacacacacatgccaagAACACAACACTCTGCCTAGCAACATGGTGCCAGCGCAGATATACCGAAATATGAGTCGTGTGGGCAGTGgcgtcattttttttttcttttttttttttcgaggGGTTAAAAAAGCGGTCATTAATTAGAGGAATGTCTTACCCGTGTGAGTCCTGAGGTGGGCTTTCAGATGAGATGACTTGGTGTAGACCTTCTTGCAGCCTGACGACAGACAGGgagataaacacaaacagagggCTTCATCCAAATCCAAATAATTCACATGTGCAAGATATGCATTTTACCCACTAAAATGAGCCGTGGTATGCTAGAAATTTTGAACTAATGAAGAACAGAGGCTGTTTGGAATGGGATatggtaaatgttggttttgaagaaacacaaaaaactggTCCAGCACACTCAGCttatcaaaaaaaaatgcatgtgagTGTTAAAAACAGTCATATTTGGAGTTAAACTTGCAGTATTTCCAAAGAAATTCATTTAACCGCATACCAATAATAGCACAGAGTACTGCTTTCTGACACATTTTAAGTTTAGAataacaaaaactttttttgcaaTGATGTTGCACCGATATTTAGATTACAATGTCAAAAAGGTCACGAGGACTTTGAATGATTTACGGGGATATTCCTCAGATGTGtcatgacttaaaaaaaaaaaaaaggggagctGAATTTCATGAGTTGCAAAGATTGAGTGAGCAGCTGCAGCAATGTGTGACTAATACACACTTAGGTAAAAGTGTAGATGCATCGTTGCGTGGATATGATGGATCTGCTTCATCTGACTTTAAAGAAGTTGGACGTGTGCTAACATGCTGCAGGAGGCTCCGCTTAAGCCTATTTTACACGCTGCCACAGGCTAGTTGACATTACGTGTCCCACAAGTAGCTGCACATCGTATAgttacagtgtatgtgtgtatgtgtgtgtgctagtttaaaaaaataatagctCTAatccagtggttctcaaagtgggggtCCCCAGGAGTCCTTGAGGGCGTTGCAGGGGGTCCCCAGTGAAAAGggtaatcatttattttcactataattccatccataagtaaccaAACGACACAATatgtgactattttggtcatgcgTTCCATACTCTTTCTGTAATGAAACATCTTAAAACACGAATCTgtgggtctgtggtctaatttgtgtcagtttaggggtccttgatgtgaaaatgttgcaAGGCCAAGTGTGTCTGTATGCAAATATGGGTGGGAAAGTGTCAAATGACTTCACAAGaacaagctgtttttcttttttccagtcATCCCAGAAGTTCACAGTCATGCATCTAATAACTATTTAAGCTTAAACTGACACACAGGCCTGTCTAACACCCTCCCCCACGCccctcctcccacacacacacacacacacacacacacacaggttcatTCCACAATCATACCAGTGATGACTTTAGAGCCACAACAATCTGTGAGAGCTCACGGCTGAAAGTGTCGAAGCCATTTGAGGTGTGATAATAAATGCACGGTAGCTTTCAAACCAGACAGTTAATTGAAAGGCTTGTTCTCTGCTCTGCCTCTAGTACACATTATGACTCATAGGCCTGGGAAAGTCAttcaaaacataacatataatTTCAAAAAAATGCACGGGTGTCTGAAAATAAAGATGGTTTTCTTAAAGCTGACCCTTTGTGAGTGACCAGATATTCACCTGACCGCAGCTCAgggtaaaaataaacacactcactcactcacacaacAGTGACAAGTGTCAGCATGCGCATACAgcacagatgtgttttttctttttgtgtgtgtgtgtgtgtgtgtgtcctaacCTGGATAATCACAGTGGTGGATCCGTCGTTTCTCCAGGTCTGGGTTGTTCCTCCGGTTGTAGCGGGCAGGCACTGTGGTCTGAGATGGGGTTGGGGCTGGGGTTGTTGCCGGGGCTTGGGGAAGGCCTGTGGCTTGGCCTTGGAGCGGCGTGGGACCTGAAGTGTGGGGAAGGGCTAAGCTGCCTGATACAGGGCCGGGGCCGAGTCCAGGGGTGCTGCCTGCTAGCTTGGAGGCGATGGTGGCTGCGTACGAGGGAGGAGGAGACATGGTTTGGAGCAGCTCCTTCTGCCTGTCAGGGCTGCCGGGCTGCGAGCTTGGCGGAGAGGGCGGCAGGTAGGGCTGCGGGAGGAAGTGCGGGTGTGACTGAGCGTGAGGATGTGTGTACGCCCCACCACCCAGACCACAGTACACAGGCTTAGCAGTCTGATCTTGCTGAGACGCAGACGAGTCTACTGGCAAATCGTGGAAGGGTGTGTGGATTGTGGAAGTGGAAGTGTGCTGTATCTGCTGttgctgatgatgatggtgatgatgctgATGCTGGGCGTCCATACCATTGCCATGGTGATGGTCCAAGCCGGAGTTTAGGAGCTGAAACAGTGAGCCGCTGTTGTCATGGTGGTGTAGACCATGCTGCTCGAACTGTGATGACATTTCCTGTTTGACAAAGACTTCTGGCAATGAATCTCGACCGCCTCCCGACTGGTTGAAAACACTGGTGAAGTCCGGTAACCCTGCTAACGTCATGTTTATGGTTGAGGTTTCCATGGCAATACCGCCACAGGCATGCCCGGAGGTGCCACAGCTACTCGTGGGTGTAGTGTTGGGGCAGTGCTGCTGGAGGTTAGGGGAGAAACATGGTGCGGCAGGTTCTGTCTTGACTTGGATGAGACCTGTGTGGTTCTGGTGCTGAGGGGGCCGCGCCTGCTGACACAAGCCCATCCTCAGGTAGGCGACGTCGGGGAGGTAAAGATTCATGTTGAGGGTGTAAGGAGCCCCGGTGTGGTCGTCAGTAAAGAACTGATCCACCGCAGACTCTCTGTGGGACTTCTGTTGGCTGTCCGCAGCAGGTGGAAGGGGAAGAGGCTGAGGGGAGAGATACCGGTCCATCTCACACTTTGCCTGttcataaaaagacaaaacacacagaaaaaaagagaaatatgttaTTATCCTAAAGTTAACTTTGGTTAAATGAGACGTACCCAGTTACAACTTCAGCAAGTGCTTCTCATGAAACTATTCTGGAGCACTATTTTGAGAAGACAACGGTTTGATGGGCCAGTCACCACTAAAACATTTATCAAGTAGTCATCAATAGGCGGCTGCCACATTCCCTCTCTGCCTGCAAGGCTGAACTCAGAAACCTACCAGCTGTAAGGCCAACAGTTGAGGAGCAGGAAATGCTCTggtggtaataataataacaataatgataataatataacaccTCTCATACTGTATAAGATATGAGGACATTTTCAGATCCGCACCTATGAGGATACACAGATCAAACTGGCATCATCACAGGTGACAGTTAAGTCAAACAATTCCTCGTTTCATATTGTGCTAATTTCTGTGAATCTGACGGATCAAACTGGTATAAAAAGTTGCTGAAGCCCTGCAGCAGAGGATGAAACAGCAACATGAAAGGGAATGGGGAAACACCCATGCCTCCCTgtccgcagcagcagcagcagcagcagcaacagcagcagcagtctgggGATGGGCTGCTATTTCTAGGCTCCTGATCCTACCAGCTGTTATAAAgacctctctcctctcctgcacaAGTTTCCTGCTAAACTTACTAGGGGGGACAGAGTTACCGGGACCTTTCTGTCCCGAGCCTGGAGTCAGTTGTTGTCAGCGTGGTATGATGGTGAGAGAACCAACAACTGCTGACCAACTGGCTCCACAGAAAACATGCGGTGAATGCAGGCGGAGCTGCTCGGCTTCACGTCGCAGCCTGCTCGCTTATTACCGCAAATAGCGCAAAACAAACCGGTTTAACATCACGCAGCTAGACCGATTGAAATTTTGGGAGgccagcaagaaaaaaaaaaaaaacagcctgacTCTACAACCAGtctgccacgcccattcaatgAAATACAGGCTGTTTCCATCACTATAATGTGTAAAGTCAGTTTAATTATCTCATCGAGTTACCTGTGTGTAGTCATTTTGTCCAGCCTTGTCTGTTTCTGTGATCTTGCAGTCCAAGCCGAACAACGCCGACTCCTCCAGAGGGAAACCAGCGGGCAGAGGCGCCTTCTGCAGCGGATAGAAGGGATCCTCCTgcccgccgccgccgctgctcaTCGTGAGAGTCGCGGCCATGAAAGCTCCGATGCAGCGCCGCGGATGATCGCTCGTCCTGttacgcaaaaaaaaaaaaaaaagaaaaaaaaaaaaaaaaagaaaaagataggGATGCTACAAGCGTACCGGGAAGAGAGAGCGGAGCCCGAAAGAGGTGTTGTGGTGCGTGTGCTGGAGGACTTGTTAATGCGTGCCTGTCTGCTACATCTCCTTCCACTTGTTTCATCTCCCCACCGGCC
This genomic interval from Thunnus thynnus chromosome 14, fThuThy2.1, whole genome shotgun sequence contains the following:
- the klf5a gene encoding Krueppel-like factor 5; its protein translation is MAATLTMSSGGGGQEDPFYPLQKAPLPAGFPLEESALFGLDCKITETDKAGQNDYTQAKCEMDRYLSPQPLPLPPAADSQQKSHRESAVDQFFTDDHTGAPYTLNMNLYLPDVAYLRMGLCQQARPPQHQNHTGLIQVKTEPAAPCFSPNLQQHCPNTTPTSSCGTSGHACGGIAMETSTINMTLAGLPDFTSVFNQSGGGRDSLPEVFVKQEMSSQFEQHGLHHHDNSGSLFQLLNSGLDHHHGNGMDAQHQHHHHHHQQQQIQHTSTSTIHTPFHDLPVDSSASQQDQTAKPVYCGLGGGAYTHPHAQSHPHFLPQPYLPPSPPSSQPGSPDRQKELLQTMSPPPSYAATIASKLAGSTPGLGPGPVSGSLALPHTSGPTPLQGQATGLPQAPATTPAPTPSQTTVPARYNRRNNPDLEKRRIHHCDYPGCKKVYTKSSHLKAHLRTHTGEKPYRCTWDSCDWRFARSDELTRHYRKHTGAKPFQCAVCSRSFSRSDHLALHMKRHQN